The proteins below are encoded in one region of Paraburkholderia aromaticivorans:
- a CDS encoding DUF4148 domain-containing protein: MKKALVCFALAVGTLAAPVLSFAQSNGPVTRAEVRADLVRLEQAGYNPSRGDDADYPTAIQAAEAKVAAQTAPQTTQSSYGGVAQNGNSSSGMRKHASIDSSCVGPVSFCNVFFGS; this comes from the coding sequence ATGAAAAAAGCTCTTGTTTGTTTCGCTCTCGCCGTCGGCACGTTGGCCGCCCCCGTTTTGAGCTTCGCACAATCGAACGGCCCCGTCACACGTGCTGAAGTGCGTGCCGATCTGGTGCGCCTCGAACAGGCTGGCTACAACCCTTCGCGTGGGGACGACGCTGATTACCCGACCGCCATTCAGGCAGCCGAAGCAAAGGTCGCCGCGCAGACCGCCCCGCAAACGACGCAGTCGTCGTACGGCGGCGTGGCGCAGAACGGCAACTCTTCGTCCGGCATGCGCAAGCACGCGTCAATCGATTCCAGCTGCGTCGGCCCCGTCAGTTTCTGCAATGTCTTCTTCGGCAGCTGA
- a CDS encoding flagellar motor protein: MDLLTLFGAVFGVTAIVAGFSLEGGHFTSLFQLEAFVIVLGGTLGAVMIQNTWARFFDGIKQLRLAFVKARQVDRESLSVLLEWGDQAKLNGMLVFESIEAGGINPFAKRGLELLANGVSTAVLEDALQRELDAYERNHMLAARIWQQAGGYAPTFGILGAVLGLIQVTGHMLEPAQLGQGIAVAFVATLYGLALANLVFLPLYGKIRAQVDSELRFRRLYLDGLLAISRKESPHIIETRLAGDVRERSAELLG; the protein is encoded by the coding sequence ATGGATCTGTTGACGCTATTTGGCGCGGTGTTCGGCGTGACGGCGATCGTCGCGGGTTTTTCGCTGGAGGGCGGGCACTTTACATCGCTGTTTCAGTTGGAGGCATTCGTCATCGTTCTGGGCGGCACCCTCGGAGCGGTGATGATTCAGAACACCTGGGCGAGGTTTTTCGACGGCATCAAGCAACTGCGCCTTGCTTTTGTGAAGGCGCGGCAGGTCGATCGCGAGAGCCTGTCCGTCCTGCTCGAGTGGGGCGATCAGGCCAAGCTGAATGGCATGCTGGTGTTCGAGTCGATCGAGGCGGGCGGCATCAATCCGTTTGCCAAACGAGGTTTGGAGTTGTTGGCAAACGGTGTTTCGACGGCCGTGCTGGAAGACGCCTTGCAACGGGAGCTGGACGCGTATGAGCGCAATCACATGTTGGCCGCGCGGATCTGGCAACAGGCGGGCGGTTACGCACCGACGTTCGGCATTCTGGGCGCGGTGCTCGGTCTGATTCAGGTGACCGGCCATATGCTCGAGCCCGCGCAACTCGGGCAAGGTATCGCGGTGGCTTTCGTCGCGACGCTATACGGCCTTGCTCTGGCTAATCTGGTCTTTCTGCCGTTGTATGGAAAGATCAGGGCGCAGGTGGACAGCGAATTGCGCTTCAGGCGTTTATATCTCGACGGTTTGCTCGCGATCTCGCGCAAGGAGTCGCCTCACATCATCGAGACGCGGCTCGCGGGTGACGTGCGGGAAAGATCGGCCGAGTTGCTGGGCTAG
- a CDS encoding DUF4148 domain-containing protein → MKVSMIALTFAAGVIGSVAHAAVPAPSTAIVDSSQIAQAAQPQWSASAANAARKTRAQVRKELVQAEKDGQLANLNRSLYMGS, encoded by the coding sequence ATGAAAGTTTCCATGATTGCTTTGACCTTTGCCGCCGGCGTGATCGGAAGTGTTGCGCACGCCGCAGTTCCGGCACCCTCGACCGCTATCGTCGATTCTTCGCAGATCGCACAGGCGGCGCAGCCGCAATGGTCCGCGAGCGCTGCCAACGCCGCCCGGAAAACGCGTGCACAGGTGCGCAAGGAACTCGTGCAAGCCGAGAAAGATGGTCAGCTCGCCAACCTGAATCGTTCGCTTTATATGGGTAGCTGA
- a CDS encoding Crp/Fnr family transcriptional regulator, whose product MNHQRSPWSRTAAPGEVIYSEGFAGDAVVYVIADGKVEISTQCDEKKVILATLGKGEFFGEAALLPPEPRAHTAKALSFCQLTVVAANVVEEELERVSPLLRHIVRTLIRRVKKKDDVLATNTHADFLPGVVSYAHVLSLMAGGENADRPDGRMRRAQGEEFSVPLPDVIRKCHAIAGHSRPHVMAMLKRMEKLNLVSLEPGRSDRPSTTSARYSAQDGATSRQLVTFDPVRITERAQQVADHDLDLSISSELELIELDDLEALIGVEKKVILNKLSHAEIAEDLFAFRKTKVLNYVEEKGISYFSRRNTRGLTELKSLDDLEFVDQRTLFEAVSAFDTYDLAKLLSAVTGQPIAERLLSVMTEARKKEVSWVMRREIKIDPLEIAEIEERFLEIVRAIKAPAATAAPLSNLDA is encoded by the coding sequence TTGAATCACCAACGATCGCCATGGTCGCGCACAGCGGCTCCGGGCGAAGTCATCTATTCCGAAGGTTTTGCGGGCGACGCCGTCGTCTACGTCATTGCGGATGGCAAAGTCGAAATTTCTACCCAGTGCGACGAGAAGAAGGTGATCCTCGCCACGCTGGGCAAAGGTGAGTTTTTCGGCGAGGCGGCTTTGTTGCCGCCCGAGCCACGAGCGCACACCGCGAAAGCACTGAGCTTCTGCCAGTTGACCGTCGTCGCGGCGAACGTGGTGGAGGAGGAACTCGAACGTGTCTCACCGTTGCTTCGCCATATCGTACGCACGCTGATCCGACGGGTGAAAAAGAAGGACGACGTCCTCGCCACCAATACGCACGCCGACTTTCTGCCGGGTGTCGTGTCCTACGCGCATGTTCTTTCGTTGATGGCGGGCGGCGAGAACGCCGACAGGCCGGACGGCCGCATGCGTCGCGCGCAAGGCGAGGAATTCTCGGTACCTCTGCCTGACGTAATCAGGAAGTGCCATGCAATTGCCGGCCATTCGCGTCCGCATGTGATGGCCATGCTCAAACGAATGGAGAAACTCAATCTCGTCTCGCTCGAACCCGGCCGGTCCGATCGCCCGAGCACCACCTCGGCGCGCTATTCCGCGCAGGACGGCGCAACGAGCCGGCAACTGGTCACGTTCGATCCGGTGCGAATCACCGAGCGTGCCCAGCAGGTGGCGGACCACGATCTCGATCTCTCCATCAGCAGCGAACTGGAGTTGATCGAACTGGACGACCTGGAAGCTTTGATCGGCGTCGAGAAGAAGGTGATTCTCAACAAGCTGTCCCACGCGGAAATCGCGGAAGACCTCTTTGCGTTTCGCAAGACCAAGGTGTTGAATTACGTCGAGGAAAAAGGCATCAGCTATTTTTCGCGCCGCAATACCCGCGGTTTGACCGAGTTGAAGTCGCTCGACGATCTGGAGTTTGTCGACCAACGGACCTTGTTCGAAGCGGTGAGCGCGTTCGACACATACGACCTCGCGAAACTGCTTTCCGCCGTGACGGGCCAGCCGATCGCCGAGCGCCTGCTCTCGGTAATGACCGAAGCGAGAAAGAAAGAAGTCTCGTGGGTCATGCGTCGTGAGATCAAGATCGATCCGCTCGAAATCGCCGAGATCGAAGAACGCTTTCTCGAGATCGTGCGAGCGATCAAAGCTCCGGCGGCCACGGCTGCGCCGCTTTCCAATCTGGATGCCTGA
- a CDS encoding GFA family protein has product MSADLLQGSCHCGAVKFEVRSPITPAGRCNCSLCRRKGALMTPLFPASQLKILSGEDSLTLYQFNTRVARHYFCKHCGIYPFHQTRKDAQLWRVNIGCLEGVDPYSLEAGVADGASLSVLEDA; this is encoded by the coding sequence ATGAGCGCCGACTTGCTGCAAGGATCCTGCCATTGCGGGGCCGTCAAATTCGAAGTGCGCAGCCCGATCACCCCGGCCGGCCGCTGCAACTGCAGCCTGTGCCGCCGCAAGGGCGCATTGATGACGCCGCTGTTCCCGGCAAGCCAGTTGAAGATCCTGAGCGGCGAGGATTCACTGACGCTCTATCAGTTCAACACGCGGGTGGCCCGGCACTATTTCTGCAAGCATTGCGGCATCTATCCGTTTCATCAGACGCGTAAAGACGCGCAGCTGTGGCGAGTCAACATCGGTTGCCTGGAAGGCGTCGATCCGTATAGTCTGGAAGCGGGCGTCGCCGACGGCGCGAGCCTCTCCGTGCTGGAGGACGCATGA
- a CDS encoding OmpA/MotB family protein: MSTSSGNKRLTADKTGYDAADEGEAQSGRWLISYSDLITTLMVLFLALYVLQLAKTRELEIKALERHVVTEATSATPDASKKRLLSLLESLRDNRQITISNATQGVEIAINAKILFNSGDARLLPESFDVLTQIAGVLRDRSKNNILVEGHTDNVPISTAKYESNWELSSARAGAVVRFFADKGIEAHRMAAIGRADNFPLIIGDDAAARAANRRVTILVEY, translated from the coding sequence ATGAGCACCTCCTCGGGTAACAAGCGCCTCACGGCGGACAAGACCGGCTATGACGCCGCCGATGAAGGCGAGGCGCAGTCCGGGCGCTGGCTGATCTCTTACTCCGACCTCATCACCACGCTGATGGTGTTGTTCCTTGCGCTCTATGTGCTGCAGTTGGCAAAAACGAGAGAACTCGAAATCAAGGCACTGGAGCGTCACGTCGTCACAGAGGCGACGTCCGCTACGCCGGATGCCTCGAAGAAACGGCTCCTTTCTCTGCTGGAGTCGCTGCGGGACAATCGGCAGATTACGATTTCGAACGCAACTCAAGGCGTGGAAATCGCCATCAACGCAAAAATTCTGTTCAACTCGGGCGACGCGCGTTTGTTGCCGGAATCATTCGACGTGTTGACTCAGATTGCCGGCGTGCTGCGCGACCGATCGAAGAACAACATTCTCGTGGAAGGGCATACGGACAATGTGCCTATATCGACAGCGAAATACGAATCCAATTGGGAGCTGTCTTCTGCACGGGCAGGCGCGGTGGTTCGCTTCTTCGCGGACAAAGGCATCGAAGCGCACAGAATGGCCGCGATCGGCCGGGCCGACAATTTCCCCTTGATCATCGGCGATGACGCGGCGGCGCGCGCCGCGAATCGTCGCGTGACGATTCTCGTCGAGTACTGA
- a CDS encoding thioredoxin family protein has product MLSASKIKALAVATVIAAAAASGIAAFAGSPEPGAPALAANAAAPEFSGISQWLNSDPLTLQQLRGKVVLVDFWTYTCGNCINTLPYVKSWNQKYKDQGLTVIGVHTPEYPFERDTDNVKTAIKRFGITYPVAQDNRYATWNAYNNQYWPAFYLLDKQGRIVYTHFGEGDYAKTEAKIQALLAQQG; this is encoded by the coding sequence ATGCTCTCCGCATCCAAGATCAAAGCGCTCGCCGTCGCAACCGTGATCGCCGCCGCAGCCGCAAGCGGCATTGCCGCCTTCGCGGGGTCGCCCGAACCGGGCGCGCCCGCCCTCGCAGCCAACGCGGCGGCTCCCGAATTCAGCGGCATTTCGCAGTGGCTCAACAGCGATCCGCTCACGCTGCAGCAACTGCGCGGCAAGGTGGTGCTGGTCGATTTCTGGACTTACACCTGCGGCAACTGCATCAACACGCTGCCTTACGTGAAAAGCTGGAATCAGAAATACAAGGACCAGGGATTGACGGTCATCGGCGTGCATACGCCCGAGTATCCGTTCGAGCGCGACACCGACAACGTGAAGACCGCCATCAAGCGCTTCGGCATCACTTACCCGGTCGCGCAGGACAATCGCTATGCGACCTGGAACGCGTACAACAATCAGTACTGGCCGGCTTTCTATCTGCTCGACAAGCAAGGCCGTATCGTCTACACGCATTTCGGTGAAGGCGACTATGCGAAGACGGAAGCGAAGATTCAAGCCCTGCTCGCGCAACAAGGATAG